One genomic region from Rhizomicrobium palustre encodes:
- a CDS encoding host attachment protein, producing MAGKNRPMWIVVMDGNAARFFALRRGEEGQVFDVAAETIEARRIAKSEKPGRGFSFSGRDERGEKFDTTQLARDVCSFLDSAFAGKHFEELGLVAPARVLAELREQLTPRLKVTVVQQLSKNLSKLSTEQLWEKLSPVLRKAAKPVNGASTTQLVEQAAIPLSVVFRNMAPSQSAEAEAMKHATKLSKKGGRILNCRVTVEAPKHEHRKVKEFRVAVAMKLPGREIATKSGEGESHTDLSSAMRAAFASILRQMEGHMQRMKREVLRTRRKASPRLSVLQA from the coding sequence ATGGCTGGCAAAAACCGACCCATGTGGATTGTTGTGATGGATGGTAACGCCGCGCGATTTTTCGCCTTGCGCCGCGGCGAGGAGGGGCAAGTCTTCGATGTGGCAGCGGAGACTATTGAGGCCCGGCGTATCGCCAAGAGTGAAAAGCCCGGCCGCGGCTTTTCATTTTCTGGCCGTGATGAACGCGGCGAGAAGTTTGATACCACGCAGCTCGCCCGAGATGTTTGCAGCTTTTTGGACTCCGCCTTTGCGGGAAAGCACTTTGAGGAGCTGGGCTTGGTCGCGCCGGCGCGGGTGCTTGCCGAGCTGCGCGAGCAATTGACGCCGCGTCTCAAGGTGACTGTGGTGCAGCAGCTTTCAAAAAACCTCTCCAAACTTTCCACTGAGCAATTATGGGAAAAACTCTCACCGGTGCTGCGCAAGGCAGCGAAACCGGTGAATGGCGCCTCTACCACCCAACTGGTGGAGCAGGCCGCGATTCCGCTGTCGGTGGTATTCCGCAATATGGCGCCTTCGCAAAGCGCGGAAGCCGAGGCAATGAAACATGCCACCAAGCTCAGCAAAAAAGGCGGGCGTATCCTCAATTGCCGGGTCACAGTGGAAGCGCCCAAGCATGAGCATCGCAAGGTCAAGGAATTCCGTGTGGCCGTGGCCATGAAGCTGCCGGGACGCGAGATTGCCACCAAATCAGGCGAGGGCGAGTCGCATACCGATCTTTCCTCGGCAATGCGGGCGGCGTTCGCCTCCATCCTGCGCCAGATGGAAGGGCATATGCAGCGGATGAAGCGGGAGGTGCTGCGCACCCGCCGTAAAGCCTCACCACGGCTAAGCGTGCTCCAGGCTTAG
- a CDS encoding DUF2842 domain-containing protein, whose product MISEARGTVQAMTPHWKKLIGTIGLLAWLVLYSLIAMAIGAHILPRAGAILTFLYYLVAGTLWIVPVGLALPWMHREPAPRERP is encoded by the coding sequence GTGATAAGCGAAGCGCGCGGCACCGTCCAGGCCATGACCCCGCATTGGAAAAAACTCATCGGAACCATAGGCCTCTTGGCCTGGCTCGTCCTTTATAGCCTGATCGCGATGGCGATTGGCGCGCATATCCTGCCGCGCGCAGGTGCGATTCTGACCTTCCTCTATTACCTTGTGGCGGGAACGCTTTGGATCGTACCGGTCGGTCTAGCCCTGCCCTGGATGCATCGCGAACCCGCCCCAAGAGAACGGCCCTAA
- a CDS encoding COX15/CtaA family protein, producing the protein MASTQFLEHPGRKAVGLWLFGLAALIVAMLAVGGLTRLTGSGLSITEWKPIMGAIPPLSHDAWMDAFHKYQQIPQYRLKNAGMTLEGFKAIFWWEWGHRFLGRAIGFVFLVPFAWFAVTGAIKKTDWPRMLTLFVLGGLQGFVGWWMVMSGLETRTSVSQYRLAIHLGMAVILLGAILWVALEYLRGRPQGKATKPAWLGMGFAALVFVQMLLGALVAGLHAGLEYNTWPSMNGNFLPEHPFTDGFLSIFENPGLAQFDHRMMAYGVAAAAWLFWSWLRTRSKAPLSLMARRASTAVLIVTALQILLGIETLLYQAPVGLAALHQVLAALLFSTAIWQAFELRKQGE; encoded by the coding sequence ATGGCGTCAACGCAATTTCTGGAGCACCCTGGCCGCAAGGCGGTCGGGCTGTGGCTCTTCGGTCTGGCTGCTTTGATCGTGGCCATGCTCGCGGTGGGCGGGCTTACCCGCCTGACGGGCTCTGGGCTCTCCATTACGGAGTGGAAGCCGATCATGGGCGCCATCCCGCCGCTCAGCCATGATGCCTGGATGGATGCCTTCCATAAGTATCAGCAGATCCCACAATACCGTCTCAAGAATGCGGGTATGACGCTGGAAGGCTTCAAGGCCATTTTCTGGTGGGAATGGGGGCATCGTTTTCTCGGTCGCGCTATCGGCTTTGTCTTCCTGGTGCCTTTCGCCTGGTTCGCGGTGACCGGTGCGATCAAGAAGACCGATTGGCCCCGCATGCTGACGCTCTTTGTGCTGGGCGGGCTGCAAGGCTTTGTCGGCTGGTGGATGGTGATGAGCGGGCTTGAAACCCGCACCTCGGTTTCGCAATACCGCCTCGCCATTCATCTCGGCATGGCGGTGATCCTGCTGGGCGCCATTCTCTGGGTCGCGCTTGAATATTTGCGCGGGCGCCCGCAAGGCAAGGCGACGAAACCCGCATGGCTGGGCATGGGATTTGCCGCACTGGTTTTCGTGCAGATGCTGCTGGGGGCGCTGGTGGCGGGGCTGCATGCCGGGCTGGAATACAATACCTGGCCGTCGATGAACGGTAACTTCCTGCCGGAACATCCGTTCACAGACGGTTTTCTCAGCATCTTCGAGAATCCAGGCCTCGCCCAATTCGACCATCGCATGATGGCGTATGGCGTGGCGGCGGCGGCCTGGCTCTTCTGGAGCTGGCTGAGGACCCGCAGCAAGGCGCCGCTTTCGCTCATGGCTAGGCGCGCCTCCACGGCTGTGCTGATCGTGACGGCGCTGCAGATATTACTTGGGATCGAGACCTTGCTGTATCAAGCCCCTGTCGGCCTGGCGGCTTTGCATCAGGTGCTCGCGGCATTGCTCTTTTCAACGGCTATTTGGCAGGCATTCGAACTGCGCAAACAGGGGGAGTAA
- a CDS encoding O-acetylhomoserine aminocarboxypropyltransferase encodes MAEFGFDTLSVHAGAQPDPATGARATPIYQTTAYVFEDSDHAAALFNLQVFGNIYSRIMNPTNAVLEERVAALEGGRAGLAVASGHAAQLIALHTLMAPGKNIVSARQLYGGSINQFSQSFAKFDWHVKWADGTKPETFREQIDENTRAVYIESLANPGGIICDIEAIAKIAHEFGVPLVVDNTLASPYLIRPIEWGADVVVHSATKFLGGHGTSMAGVIVDSGKFDWGSDKFPTLSEPCPSYHGMRLWETFGDMAYAIACRVLALRDLGPALSPTNAFNILQGVETLGLRMQRHCDNALAVARWLKADPRIEWVNYAGLEDNSSYALHQKYCPKGAGAVFTFGVKGGYEAGLGLVNKVRLFSHLANIGDTRSLIIHPASTTHRQLSSEERARAGAGDDVVRLSIGIENVEDIIADLDQALTA; translated from the coding sequence ATGGCGGAATTCGGTTTCGACACCTTAAGCGTTCACGCAGGCGCTCAGCCCGATCCGGCGACCGGCGCGCGCGCAACCCCGATCTATCAGACGACGGCCTACGTTTTTGAAGATTCCGATCATGCCGCAGCCCTGTTCAATCTTCAGGTTTTCGGCAACATCTATTCTCGCATCATGAACCCCACTAATGCGGTGCTGGAAGAGCGTGTCGCAGCGCTGGAAGGCGGCCGTGCGGGCCTTGCGGTCGCCTCCGGTCATGCCGCCCAGCTCATCGCGCTGCACACGCTGATGGCGCCGGGCAAGAACATCGTTTCGGCGCGCCAGCTTTACGGCGGTTCGATCAACCAGTTCAGCCAGTCCTTCGCCAAATTCGATTGGCACGTGAAATGGGCCGACGGCACCAAGCCCGAGACCTTCCGTGAACAGATCGATGAGAACACCCGCGCGGTCTATATCGAAAGCCTCGCCAATCCGGGCGGCATCATTTGCGATATCGAAGCCATCGCCAAGATCGCCCATGAATTCGGCGTGCCGCTGGTGGTCGACAATACGCTGGCCTCGCCGTACCTAATCCGCCCTATCGAATGGGGTGCGGATGTGGTGGTGCATTCCGCCACCAAATTCCTCGGCGGGCACGGCACCTCCATGGCGGGCGTGATCGTCGATAGCGGCAAGTTCGATTGGGGTTCGGATAAATTCCCCACCCTGTCAGAGCCCTGCCCATCCTATCACGGCATGCGCCTTTGGGAGACCTTTGGCGACATGGCCTATGCCATCGCCTGCCGCGTGCTGGCGCTGCGCGATCTTGGTCCTGCGCTGTCGCCGACCAACGCCTTCAACATCCTGCAAGGCGTCGAAACCCTTGGTCTGCGCATGCAGCGCCATTGCGATAACGCGCTCGCCGTGGCGCGCTGGCTGAAAGCCGATCCGCGCATCGAATGGGTCAATTACGCCGGGCTGGAGGACAATTCCTCCTACGCGCTGCATCAGAAATATTGCCCCAAAGGCGCGGGCGCGGTCTTCACCTTCGGCGTCAAGGGCGGCTATGAGGCGGGTCTCGGCCTCGTCAACAAAGTGCGCCTCTTCAGCCATCTGGCGAACATCGGCGACACCCGCAGCCTGATCATTCACCCGGCCTCCACCACCCATCGCCAGCTTTCGAGCGAAGAACGTGCCCGTGCTGGCGCGGGTGATGACGTGGTGCGTCTCTCCATCGGCATCGAGAATGTCGAAGACATCATCGCCGATCTCGATCAGGCCCTGACCGCGTAA
- a CDS encoding CoA-binding protein, which produces MPTYSDDLIKSILRNNRFIAMIGASGNEMRPSYFAMKYLLDKGFRVRPVNPGLAGKTILNQEVYASLKDVPGPIEIVDIFRSAEFAPKIVAEALEEKDRLGIKVIWMQLGVISEEAAKMAEDAGLTVIMDRCPKIEYGRLSGEIGWMGINRKVIDNRKPKLFQKGGSLMREDRPSLKKAD; this is translated from the coding sequence ATGCCGACCTATTCCGACGACCTCATCAAATCGATCCTGCGCAACAACCGGTTCATCGCCATGATCGGGGCCAGCGGCAACGAAATGCGCCCAAGCTATTTCGCGATGAAATATTTGCTCGATAAGGGCTTTCGCGTGCGCCCCGTGAATCCGGGCCTGGCTGGCAAGACCATTCTCAATCAAGAAGTCTACGCGTCGTTGAAAGACGTGCCCGGCCCGATTGAGATCGTGGATATTTTCCGCAGCGCCGAATTTGCCCCCAAGATCGTCGCCGAAGCGCTGGAAGAAAAAGACCGGCTCGGCATTAAGGTGATCTGGATGCAGCTTGGCGTGATCAGCGAGGAAGCCGCCAAGATGGCCGAGGATGCCGGTCTCACCGTCATCATGGATCGCTGCCCGAAGATCGAATATGGCCGCCTCTCCGGCGAAATCGGCTGGATGGGCATCAATCGCAAGGTCATCGACAATCGCAAGCCCAAGCTGTTCCAGAAGGGTGGCAGCTTGATGCGCGAAGATCGCCCCAGCTTGAAAAAGGCCGATTGA
- a CDS encoding NADPH-dependent F420 reductase, whose amino-acid sequence MRVGIVGAGHIGQSVARVAVKAGHSVLLSNSRGPESISVVALAIGAKAGTVEEAAAFGDIVVLAIPLHAYSSLDARLFDGKIALDTGNYYPNRDGEIGVLETQAITTSQYLARYLPGAQIVKAFNAILAAHILRDVQPAGSPGRRALPIAGDDAAAKSTVSEFVDSIGFDVVDLGPLSESWKIERARPAYCIPLDKVRLETTLAATERDSFVPEGSWRG is encoded by the coding sequence ATGCGGGTAGGAATAGTCGGTGCTGGTCATATCGGGCAATCCGTGGCACGGGTCGCCGTGAAAGCGGGGCATTCGGTTCTTCTCAGCAACTCGCGCGGGCCCGAGAGCATCTCTGTCGTGGCACTCGCCATCGGCGCGAAGGCCGGCACGGTGGAGGAGGCGGCAGCCTTTGGCGATATCGTGGTGCTGGCAATTCCGCTTCACGCCTATTCCAGTCTGGATGCGCGGCTCTTCGATGGCAAAATCGCGCTCGACACGGGTAATTATTATCCCAATCGCGATGGTGAAATTGGGGTGTTGGAGACCCAGGCGATCACCACCAGCCAGTATCTGGCGCGCTATCTGCCGGGCGCACAAATCGTGAAAGCTTTTAATGCGATCTTGGCGGCGCATATCTTGCGTGATGTTCAGCCCGCCGGATCTCCCGGGCGCCGCGCATTGCCGATTGCAGGCGATGATGCGGCCGCGAAAAGCACCGTATCCGAATTTGTGGATTCGATCGGATTCGATGTTGTGGATCTTGGTCCGCTAAGTGAAAGCTGGAAGATCGAGCGGGCCCGTCCTGCCTATTGCATTCCGTTAGATAAGGTGCGGCTTGAAACGACGCTTGCCGCCACTGAGCGCGACAGCTTTGTTCCGGAAGGCTCCTGGCGCGGCTGA
- a CDS encoding nuclear transport factor 2 family protein, which yields MKAVYFAAVLAFLAGAAQAAEMPLGEALTKAIADQDAKLFGAYNACDTATMAPMVAEDLEFYHDQSGLAVGREPFIASIKQYVCGKTRRDLIASTLKVYPLKNYGAIELGEHVFCDPKKFERCDPENSGIGKFFMLWRWADGNWQLTRVISYDHLNDWQRKPAK from the coding sequence ATGAAGGCGGTATATTTCGCAGCAGTGCTGGCGTTTTTGGCGGGCGCCGCGCAGGCGGCGGAGATGCCTTTGGGCGAGGCTCTGACCAAAGCGATTGCGGACCAGGACGCCAAGCTGTTCGGGGCCTATAACGCCTGCGATACCGCCACTATGGCGCCGATGGTGGCTGAGGATCTCGAATTTTATCACGACCAATCGGGACTGGCGGTTGGCCGGGAGCCATTCATTGCGTCGATCAAGCAATATGTTTGCGGTAAAACGCGCCGTGATCTTATCGCCAGCACCCTCAAGGTCTATCCCTTGAAGAATTACGGTGCGATCGAGCTTGGCGAGCATGTCTTCTGCGATCCCAAGAAATTCGAGCGCTGCGATCCTGAGAATTCAGGCATCGGCAAGTTCTTCATGCTATGGCGCTGGGCGGATGGCAATTGGCAGCTCACGCGCGTAATCAGCTACGATCACCTCAACGATTGGCAGCGCAAGCCAGCCAAATAG
- a CDS encoding PEP-CTERM sorting domain-containing protein: protein MRQFLFAAVMSLMVIAPAKAVPMVHVTVSVIASPSSAFSFDIARSPTPSSYFPGLSFTILGQKTCEAQFDRCDYTNIDDFTYYLEPDGGLKRAAGYAGPDFGGTRYYGDVLFSGDVSAPTFLTGEFTVRDNIVSAFETITITALPDASVPEPASWILAAMGLASLMAWQMRRKAQNAAP, encoded by the coding sequence ATGCGCCAATTTCTATTCGCTGCAGTGATGTCTTTGATGGTGATTGCGCCCGCCAAAGCCGTGCCGATGGTGCATGTCACAGTTTCTGTCATCGCATCGCCGTCGAGCGCCTTCAGTTTCGACATAGCGCGGAGCCCGACGCCTTCATCTTATTTTCCGGGCTTGTCCTTTACGATTCTGGGGCAAAAGACTTGCGAGGCCCAGTTTGACCGCTGCGATTATACCAACATCGATGATTTCACCTATTATCTCGAGCCGGATGGGGGCTTGAAACGTGCCGCTGGCTATGCGGGGCCGGATTTCGGGGGCACGCGGTATTACGGGGATGTACTGTTTAGCGGAGATGTTTCGGCGCCGACGTTTTTGACCGGCGAATTCACTGTCAGGGACAATATCGTATCGGCTTTCGAGACCATCACCATCACGGCGCTGCCGGATGCCTCCGTGCCCGAGCCTGCATCCTGGATTCTGGCTGCCATGGGACTTGCTTCGCTTATGGCTTGGCAGATGCGCCGCAAAGCTCAAAATGCGGCCCCTTGA
- a CDS encoding glutathione S-transferase N-terminal domain-containing protein, whose amino-acid sequence MADLSNFPITAKWPAKNPDVLQLYSLPTPNGVKVSIMLEEIGLPYEAHSINIGANETWTPEFLSLNPNGKIPAILDPHGPDGKPFALFESGAILVYLAEKSGKFLPADPVLKYETMQWVFFQMAAIGPMFGQLGYFHKFAGKEIEDKRPLKRYTDESARLLGVLDQRLATHAYLMGEGYTIADIAILGWVRNLVGFYGAGELVGYERFKNVQRWLEDCLKRPAVERGLHIPARG is encoded by the coding sequence ATGGCTGATCTTTCGAACTTCCCTATTACCGCAAAATGGCCCGCCAAGAACCCGGACGTGTTGCAGCTTTATTCACTGCCGACACCCAATGGGGTGAAGGTTTCCATCATGCTGGAAGAGATAGGCCTGCCTTATGAGGCCCATAGCATCAACATCGGCGCCAATGAGACCTGGACGCCGGAATTTTTATCGCTCAATCCCAATGGCAAAATCCCGGCGATCCTTGATCCCCATGGGCCGGATGGGAAGCCTTTCGCGCTGTTCGAATCTGGCGCCATCCTGGTCTATCTCGCCGAGAAGAGCGGCAAGTTCCTGCCTGCCGATCCGGTGCTGAAATACGAAACAATGCAATGGGTGTTTTTCCAGATGGCGGCCATCGGCCCGATGTTCGGCCAGCTCGGCTATTTCCACAAATTCGCCGGCAAGGAGATCGAGGATAAGCGGCCCTTGAAGCGGTATACGGATGAATCCGCGCGGCTTCTGGGTGTGCTCGATCAGCGGCTCGCGACACACGCCTATCTGATGGGGGAAGGCTATACCATCGCCGATATCGCGATCCTTGGTTGGGTGCGCAATCTGGTCGGTTTTTATGGCGCCGGTGAGCTCGTCGGCTATGAGCGTTTCAAGAATGTGCAGCGCTGGCTGGAAGACTGCTTAAAGCGTCCCGCTGTCGAACGCGGGTTGCATATCCCCGCGCGCGGCTAA
- a CDS encoding DUF805 domain-containing protein, with product MPILSALLIAMQKAFDFSGRAGRLEFWSFASFWLLVAVFAAKAFHLPPAPALSLDWSLRALGAAPVLLLPAALLVPFAAVAVRRLHDVGLSGWWLLTATAPVPILDLLVIGTQIVCFAKKGTAGDNRYGPDPLAARGDMQPAFDSGTL from the coding sequence ATGCCGATCCTCTCCGCCCTTCTGATTGCCATGCAGAAAGCCTTCGACTTTTCCGGCCGCGCCGGACGGCTGGAGTTCTGGTCATTCGCGAGTTTCTGGCTGTTGGTGGCGGTTTTTGCCGCCAAGGCATTTCATCTGCCGCCCGCCCCTGCCCTGAGTTTGGACTGGAGCCTTCGCGCCCTCGGCGCCGCACCCGTGTTATTGCTTCCGGCGGCTTTGCTCGTACCCTTCGCCGCGGTCGCGGTGCGCCGCTTGCACGATGTCGGGCTTTCCGGCTGGTGGCTTCTCACCGCCACCGCGCCAGTGCCCATTCTCGATCTTTTGGTGATTGGCACGCAGATCGTCTGCTTCGCCAAGAAGGGGACCGCAGGCGACAACCGCTACGGCCCCGATCCGTTAGCCGCGCGCGGGGATATGCAACCCGCGTTCGACAGCGGGACGCTTTAA
- a CDS encoding carboxymuconolactone decarboxylase family protein, which translates to MTQRLNYFALSKTLTEKLSALSIATKKESAIEKTLLHLVDLRASQLNGCAFCVDMHSKEAKIDGERELRLYHVAVWRESPLFSSRERAALEWTEAVTKLSPESVSDEVYNAVRAEFSEKEIADLTFAIATINAWNRLGVSFRSVPGSADAAYGLTKAGLQ; encoded by the coding sequence ATGACCCAGCGCCTTAACTATTTCGCGTTATCCAAGACCCTTACCGAAAAGCTGTCCGCGCTTTCGATCGCCACAAAAAAGGAAAGTGCGATTGAGAAGACGCTGTTGCACCTCGTCGATCTGCGCGCCTCCCAGCTCAACGGCTGCGCTTTCTGCGTCGACATGCATTCCAAGGAAGCCAAGATCGATGGCGAGCGCGAATTACGACTCTATCATGTGGCGGTGTGGCGGGAATCGCCCCTGTTCTCTTCGCGCGAGCGGGCAGCGCTGGAATGGACCGAAGCTGTGACCAAGCTTTCGCCGGAAAGCGTCTCGGATGAGGTCTATAACGCGGTCCGGGCGGAGTTCTCCGAGAAGGAGATCGCCGATTTGACCTTCGCCATCGCCACCATTAATGCCTGGAACCGCTTGGGCGTCTCGTTCCGCTCCGTGCCGGGTTCGGCGGATGCGGCTTACGGCCTGACAAAGGCGGGATTACAATAA
- a CDS encoding RrF2 family transcriptional regulator, giving the protein MNLKNQVEWALHCCAVMMALPDGATLPAKVLAEFHGVPKEYLSKALQALSQAGIVVGTLGPTGGYRLAKKPEEITFLDIVEAVEGRRSTFQCGEIRANNPCLPKKHRASGPCTVARIMWQADEAWRTSLRGVTLAAMGEQLAQDVPAEILEKSRNWLVSRA; this is encoded by the coding sequence ATGAATCTGAAGAACCAGGTCGAGTGGGCTCTGCATTGCTGCGCCGTGATGATGGCGCTGCCGGACGGGGCCACTCTGCCCGCAAAGGTTCTGGCCGAATTTCATGGTGTGCCGAAGGAATATCTTTCCAAAGCGCTGCAAGCCTTGTCGCAAGCCGGCATCGTGGTCGGCACGCTGGGTCCTACGGGCGGCTATCGCCTCGCCAAGAAGCCTGAGGAGATCACCTTCCTCGATATCGTCGAGGCGGTGGAGGGCAGGCGCTCTACCTTTCAGTGCGGGGAAATCCGCGCCAACAACCCCTGCTTACCTAAGAAGCATCGCGCCAGCGGGCCTTGCACGGTCGCCCGCATCATGTGGCAGGCTGATGAGGCGTGGCGCACGAGCCTGCGCGGCGTGACTTTGGCCGCCATGGGAGAGCAACTCGCTCAGGATGTACCCGCGGAAATCCTGGAAAAAAGCCGCAACTGGCTGGTTTCGCGGGCCTGA
- the rplM gene encoding 50S ribosomal protein L13 has translation MTTYSAKASEIEKKWVVIDATGLVVGRLAALVALRLRGKHKATFTPHMDCGDNVIIINAEKVLLTGQKVKKKVYYHHTGYIGGIKERWAEDILRGNYPERIVEKAVERMLPRGPLGRRQLGNLRVYKGAEHPHAAQQPEVLDVAKLNPKNTNFHVKAA, from the coding sequence ATGACCACTTACTCGGCCAAGGCCTCCGAGATCGAGAAGAAGTGGGTCGTGATCGACGCCACCGGTTTGGTTGTCGGCCGGCTCGCCGCCCTTGTCGCGCTCCGCCTTCGTGGCAAGCACAAAGCCACCTTCACGCCCCATATGGATTGCGGCGATAACGTCATCATCATCAACGCCGAGAAGGTTCTCCTCACCGGCCAGAAGGTGAAGAAGAAGGTGTATTATCACCACACCGGCTATATCGGTGGCATCAAGGAACGCTGGGCGGAAGACATTCTGCGCGGCAACTATCCCGAACGCATCGTCGAGAAGGCCGTGGAGCGTATGCTTCCGCGCGGGCCGCTCGGTCGCCGTCAGCTTGGGAACCTGCGCGTCTATAAGGGCGCCGAGCATCCCCATGCCGCCCAGCAGCCCGAAGTGCTGGACGTCGCCAAGCTGAACCCCAAGAACACCAATTTTCACGTGAAGGCGGCCTGA
- the rpsI gene encoding 30S ribosomal protein S9, with product MADEVKNFGDLKTTLIKAKPATPAGQSAADGEGKRDAQGRAYATGRRKDAVARVWVKPGTGKITINSRDETIYFARPVLRMIVRQPLVAAGRDGQFDVVVTVSGGGLSGQAGAVRHGISRALVAYEPALRAVLKPGGFLTRDPRAVERKKYGRPKARRSFQFSKR from the coding sequence ATGGCGGACGAAGTGAAGAATTTCGGCGATCTGAAGACGACGCTGATCAAGGCCAAGCCCGCTACGCCTGCTGGCCAGTCTGCCGCTGACGGCGAAGGCAAGCGCGATGCCCAGGGCCGCGCCTATGCCACCGGCCGCCGCAAGGACGCGGTTGCCCGCGTGTGGGTCAAGCCGGGTACCGGCAAGATCACCATCAACAGCCGCGACGAGACGATCTATTTCGCCCGTCCGGTGCTGCGCATGATCGTGCGCCAGCCGCTCGTGGCCGCTGGCCGTGACGGCCAGTTCGACGTCGTCGTGACGGTGTCGGGTGGCGGTCTGTCGGGTCAGGCCGGTGCGGTGCGCCACGGCATCTCGCGCGCTCTGGTGGCCTATGAACCGGCCCTGCGTGCGGTGCTGAAGCCGGGTGGCTTCCTTACCCGCGATCCGCGCGCCGTCGAGCGTAAGAAGTACGGCCGCCCGAAGGCTCGCCGCAGCTTCCAGTTCTCGAAGCGCTAA